One genomic segment of Pseudonocardia sp. T1-2H includes these proteins:
- a CDS encoding universal stress protein: protein MAAYEDTPGGHDALVLGAQLARLTGLTAVVATVYPTDGIGLSAIARDPRWREKAEAVARERFGRARAVIDREWDSAEMEFTPLGPGPAAPALVDHADDVGAAVLVVGSTAGGLVGRLAPGKTVQRLLPMARCPIAIAPRGYRHFAEKRISSIGVAYDGTAESDQAIVVAVHLASRTGAALRFVVVATDPGAVHEAKKTAQKGVSRVPAEIDTLVDVVIGRHVAHTLADLPERTDLLVVGSRGYRFMRRLLLGSVTGSLVRSARYPVVVVPIPEP from the coding sequence GTGGCCGCCTACGAGGACACGCCCGGCGGGCACGACGCGCTCGTCCTCGGCGCCCAGCTGGCTCGCCTCACCGGGCTCACCGCCGTCGTCGCCACGGTCTACCCGACCGACGGGATCGGGCTCTCGGCGATCGCCCGGGACCCGCGCTGGCGGGAGAAGGCCGAGGCGGTGGCGCGGGAGCGCTTCGGTCGCGCCCGAGCGGTGATCGACCGCGAGTGGGACTCGGCCGAGATGGAGTTCACCCCGCTGGGCCCCGGCCCGGCCGCACCCGCGCTGGTCGACCACGCCGACGACGTCGGGGCCGCGGTCCTGGTGGTCGGTTCGACGGCCGGCGGTCTCGTCGGCCGCCTCGCGCCGGGCAAGACGGTGCAGCGGCTGCTCCCGATGGCCCGCTGCCCGATCGCGATCGCCCCGCGTGGCTACCGGCACTTCGCCGAGAAGCGGATCTCCAGCATCGGGGTGGCCTACGACGGGACCGCCGAGTCCGACCAGGCCATCGTCGTGGCGGTGCACCTGGCGAGCCGGACCGGCGCGGCGCTCCGGTTCGTCGTGGTCGCGACGGATCCGGGCGCGGTGCACGAGGCCAAGAAGACGGCGCAGAAGGGTGTGTCCCGGGTCCCCGCCGAGATCGACACACTCGTCGACGTCGTGATCGGCCGCCACGTCGCCCACACCCTGGCGGACCTGCCGGAGCGGACGGACCTGCTCGTCGTCGGTTCCCGCGGGTACCGGTTCATGCGACGGCTGCTGCTCGGGAGCGTGACCGGGTCGCTGGTGCGCAGCGCCCGCTACCCCGTCGTGGTCGTCCCGATTCCGGAGCCGTGA